A part of Salmo trutta chromosome 15, fSalTru1.1, whole genome shotgun sequence genomic DNA contains:
- the LOC115149580 gene encoding zinc finger protein 32, which produces MGTVVTVQEEKEEDAVFGVEEKEGEITVILTEESGDLITTRERPDSDSGKSSSEETDPETPNQHHCSHCGKSFRWFGSLKMHERTHTGEKPYHCSHCGKNFTQLGALVGHERTHTGEKPYHCSHCGKSFRWLWVLKKRETRLSF; this is translated from the exons TACAGTGGTCACAGTacaagaagagaaagaggaggatgcagtgtTTGGagtggaggagaaagagggagagattacTGTCATATTGACAGAGGAGTCAGGAGATCTGATTACCacca gagagagaccagactctgacagcgggaagagtTCCTCAGAGGAAACAGACCCAGAGACGCCTAACcaacaccactgctcccactgtggaaagagttttaggtggtttGGGAGCCTGAAAATGCatgagagaacacatacaggagaaaagccctaccactgttcccactgtgggaAGAACTTTACTCAGTTAGGAGCCCTGGTTgggcatgagagaacacacacgggagagaagccttatcactgttcccactgtggaaagagttttaggtggttaTGGGTCCTGAaaaa gagagagaccagactctccttCTGA